One genomic region from Lycorma delicatula isolate Av1 chromosome 9, ASM4794821v1, whole genome shotgun sequence encodes:
- the LOC142330434 gene encoding H(+)/Cl(-) exchange transporter 7-like, translating into MYSRHPGVSDIQFVISEMTQRNTDVSFCWIPSHIGISGGFLFSVEESVSFLSTKLLFKIFLSTIFTVITVTYLFTAYTYHIIGDKINNKKFFYLGKLADKETNYNLLELPAFVLLGTIAGLVGALFVFFQKWLIALRQKYLTTKIRQMLEGFFVVVVTTTVQVSLTYLCDSCVEVEEPQYAVKLPEPPQDTTSEDE; encoded by the exons atgtactccagacaccctggtGTCTCTGATATACAGTTTGTCATCTCTGAAATGACTCAGCGTAACACAGATGTGAGCTTTTGCTGGATTCCtagtcatattggaatttcag gaggatttttattttctgttgaagaGAGTGTAAGCTTTTTAAGTACAAAGCTGCTGTTCAAAATTTTTCTCTCTACAATCTTCACTGTTATTACTGTTACTTATCTCTTTACAGCTTATACATATCATATAATTG GTGATaagattaataacaaaaagttCTTTTACTTGGGAAAACTTGctgataaagaaacaaattataatttgttggAACTCCCAGCTTTTGTTTTATTAGGTACAATTGCAGGTTTGGTTGGAGCCctatttgtgttttttcaaaaatggttgatTGCTTTAAGACAGAA ATATCTTACCACTAAAATTAGGCAAATGCTTGAAGGCTTTTTTGTTGTCGTAGTGACTACAACAGTACAAGTGTCATTAACATATCTTTGTGATTCATGTGTGGAAGTTGAAGAACCACAATATGCAGTAAAG cttccagaaccaccaCAAGATACTACCTCAGAGGACGAATGA